In Anseongella ginsenosidimutans, one genomic interval encodes:
- a CDS encoding polysaccharide biosynthesis protein, whose product MLKKLRTTPRWIIFVIDVSLCAASVLLSFLLRFNFNLTDIRPEWFSSAIQVILPVNIVLFLLFRTYAGIVRYTGIQDAIRILRVTTLATILLFVANGIYAYNKLDGNLIPYSIIVIHFLCSSLLLISYRTLIKQVFDYFQHQNITKRKALIFGAGRSGLISKRVINNDDRLGLKVVGFLDDDPVKAQKKMDGLPILSTRFDRLERIIEKHKIEQIIISSQKISPERKVEFVDWCLSHNLKVLVVPPPEQWINGRLKTAQIRDVKIEELLEREAIVIHNESIENQLKDQCLLVTGAAGSIGSEIVRQVARYKPKRIVLCDQAETPLNSLELELREEFRQVNFESFVADVRDKNRLTCLFEKFRPQFVYHAAAYKHVPIMEHHPSEAILTNVLGTKNVADLAVQYGLEKFVMISTDKAVNPTNVMGASKRIAEIYIQGLNKYAGEHSFNAGLNKELSNGIDKKVLIDPIISTRFITTRFGNVLGSNGSVIPLFKAQLEKGGPLTVTHPEITRYFMTIPEACQLVLEAGSMGNGGEIFVFDMGDSVKIVDLAKKMIRLAGFTPDKDIKIEFTGLRPGEKLYEELLNNKENSLPTYNEKIMIATVREYDFETISKQIDSLIAAAANQGPEKAVVAKMKKILPEFISNNSVYEQLDKEFDLIP is encoded by the coding sequence TTGCTAAAGAAATTACGTACCACTCCCAGGTGGATCATCTTTGTAATAGATGTATCCCTTTGTGCAGCTTCTGTACTGCTTTCTTTTCTGCTGAGATTTAACTTTAACCTTACGGATATCCGGCCGGAGTGGTTTTCCAGCGCTATTCAGGTAATTCTGCCGGTCAACATTGTTCTCTTCCTGTTGTTTCGCACCTACGCAGGCATCGTGAGATATACCGGGATCCAGGACGCTATCCGGATACTGCGAGTAACGACCCTTGCCACGATCCTTCTGTTTGTCGCCAACGGCATTTATGCCTATAACAAACTGGATGGGAACCTGATACCGTATTCTATCATTGTTATACACTTTCTCTGCAGCTCCCTTTTACTGATTTCTTACCGGACCTTGATCAAGCAGGTGTTTGATTACTTTCAGCATCAAAATATTACCAAACGTAAAGCACTCATTTTCGGCGCAGGCCGATCCGGTTTGATTTCAAAACGGGTGATCAATAATGACGACCGCCTGGGTTTAAAAGTAGTGGGATTTCTGGACGATGATCCGGTAAAGGCGCAAAAGAAAATGGACGGCCTGCCCATTTTAAGTACCCGTTTTGACCGCCTGGAGCGCATTATCGAAAAACATAAGATTGAACAGATCATTATCTCCTCTCAAAAAATAAGTCCCGAACGTAAGGTGGAATTTGTGGATTGGTGCCTTTCGCATAATCTGAAGGTGCTGGTCGTGCCTCCTCCTGAACAATGGATAAACGGCCGGCTTAAAACAGCCCAGATTAGGGACGTAAAAATTGAGGAACTGCTTGAGCGTGAAGCCATTGTGATCCACAACGAGTCCATTGAAAATCAGCTAAAGGATCAGTGTTTGCTGGTAACGGGTGCCGCCGGGTCCATTGGAAGTGAGATAGTGCGTCAGGTGGCAAGATATAAACCCAAAAGGATCGTCCTTTGTGATCAGGCTGAAACGCCGCTGAATTCGCTGGAGCTTGAGTTAAGGGAGGAATTCCGCCAGGTGAATTTTGAATCTTTTGTTGCGGACGTCCGGGACAAGAACAGGTTGACCTGTCTTTTTGAGAAATTTCGACCCCAATTTGTTTATCACGCCGCGGCTTACAAGCATGTTCCCATTATGGAACATCATCCTTCCGAGGCAATTCTTACCAATGTACTGGGTACCAAGAATGTAGCGGATCTTGCAGTACAATACGGCCTTGAGAAATTTGTAATGATCTCAACGGATAAGGCTGTGAACCCTACGAATGTCATGGGCGCCTCGAAGCGGATAGCGGAAATTTACATTCAGGGACTGAACAAATACGCGGGCGAGCATTCTTTTAACGCTGGCCTGAACAAAGAACTTAGTAACGGCATTGATAAGAAAGTGTTGATCGATCCCATCATTTCAACACGATTCATCACTACCAGGTTTGGGAATGTGCTGGGTTCCAATGGGTCGGTGATCCCCTTATTTAAGGCACAGCTGGAAAAAGGCGGCCCTCTCACGGTCACCCATCCGGAAATTACGCGGTATTTTATGACCATCCCGGAAGCCTGTCAGCTGGTTTTGGAAGCTGGGTCCATGGGCAATGGCGGAGAGATCTTCGTTTTTGATATGGGGGACTCGGTAAAGATCGTTGATCTGGCGAAGAAAATGATCCGCCTGGCCGGGTTTACCCCTGACAAGGACATTAAAATTGAGTTTACCGGTCTTCGCCCCGGAGAGAAACTCTATGAGGAATTACTGAATAACAAGGAAAACTCCCTGCCTACCTACAACGAAAAGATTATGATCGCTACGGTCAGGGAATACGATTTTGAAACGATTTCCAAGCAGATCGATTCGCTTATCGCCGCCGCCGCGAACCAGGGGCCGGAGAAGGCAGTAGTGGCGAAGATGAAAAAAATCCTTCCGGAATTCATCAGCAATAATTCTGTTTACGAACAGCTGGATAAGGAATTTGATCTAATCCCCTGA
- a CDS encoding TPM domain-containing protein, which produces MPLFEKENQERIKAAIQEAEKKTSGEIRVCAEKHCPEEILDRAAWYFDQLNMQKTAARNGVLIYIAIADHQFAIIGDAGINAIVGNEFWDETRDTMIPYFKRGELTEGLIAGIEKAGLALAEHFPGTTTDRNELPDDIVLGDGTSENNNQ; this is translated from the coding sequence ATGCCCTTATTTGAAAAGGAAAACCAGGAGCGGATCAAAGCCGCTATCCAGGAAGCAGAAAAAAAGACTTCGGGCGAAATAAGAGTTTGCGCTGAAAAGCATTGCCCCGAAGAAATACTTGACCGGGCAGCCTGGTACTTTGACCAGCTGAATATGCAAAAAACAGCCGCCAGGAACGGCGTGCTTATTTATATTGCCATTGCCGATCACCAGTTCGCCATTATTGGCGATGCCGGCATCAATGCAATAGTAGGGAATGAATTCTGGGACGAAACCCGGGATACCATGATTCCTTATTTTAAGCGGGGGGAACTGACCGAAGGCCTTATTGCCGGCATTGAAAAAGCAGGTCTTGCCCTGGCCGAGCATTTCCCCGGCACTACAACAGACCGCAACGAATTACCGGACGATATCGTGCTGGGCGACGGTACTTCCGAGAACAACAACCAATGA
- a CDS encoding TPM domain-containing protein, protein MKRILFNFVLTFCGLTASSILVSAQDFPEPSTPPKLVNDFAGVLQADEAARLEQKLVAFDDSTSTQIAVVFIRTVGGYDIAQYGAQLAEKWGIGQADKRNGVLILTAVDDRKVAIQVGYGLEPVITDAISRLIIEQDLAPHYRQQQYYEGVNQATNKLMQLAVGEFPADIKQALANKEKGGKVGGFIFLAIFVVAILLLFSGRKKRAQHIGSGRSGVPPVIFGGFLGGMLGGRHHRGYWGDFHGGGGSFGGGGGFGGGGFGGFGGGSFGGGGASGGW, encoded by the coding sequence ATGAAAAGGATCCTTTTTAATTTCGTTCTTACTTTTTGCGGACTGACCGCTTCATCCATACTGGTTTCCGCGCAGGATTTTCCGGAACCTTCCACTCCGCCCAAACTTGTCAACGACTTCGCCGGCGTGTTGCAGGCAGATGAAGCGGCTCGCCTGGAACAAAAGCTGGTGGCTTTTGACGACAGTACTTCCACACAGATCGCTGTCGTGTTCATTCGCACGGTAGGAGGTTATGATATTGCCCAGTACGGGGCTCAGCTTGCAGAGAAATGGGGCATTGGCCAGGCAGATAAGCGTAACGGCGTTCTTATTCTTACTGCCGTCGATGACCGTAAGGTCGCGATCCAGGTTGGCTATGGACTGGAACCGGTAATTACCGATGCTATTTCCAGGCTGATTATAGAACAGGACCTGGCTCCTCATTACCGGCAGCAGCAATACTATGAAGGCGTAAACCAGGCCACGAACAAGTTAATGCAGCTGGCCGTTGGAGAATTCCCGGCGGATATAAAACAAGCCCTGGCAAATAAAGAGAAGGGCGGCAAAGTAGGCGGCTTTATATTTCTGGCTATTTTCGTGGTGGCCATTCTCTTGCTTTTCAGCGGCCGGAAAAAACGCGCCCAGCATATCGGATCAGGACGCAGCGGTGTTCCACCGGTCATTTTCGGCGGATTTCTGGGCGGAATGCTTGGCGGAAGACACCACAGGGGTTACTGGGGCGATTTTCACGGCGGCGGCGGCAGCTTCGGCGGAGGAGGCGGATTTGGAGGCGGCGGGTTCGGAGGCTTCGGCGGAGGCAGTTTCGGAGGCGGCGGCGCCAGCGGAGGATGGTAA
- the dxs gene encoding 1-deoxy-D-xylulose-5-phosphate synthase, with translation MSSQKVDAGKLLQQIDSPEDLKKLNETDLPELCKELRQFIIDIVSVNGGHFAASLGVVELTVALHYVFNTPYDQLVWDVGHQAYGHKILTGRRDTFYTNRMYKGISGFPKRDESPYDTFGVGHSSTSISAALGMAVASHYKNEEQRQHIAVIGDGALTAGLSFEALNHAGVEDSNLLVILNDNCMSIDPNVGALKEYLTDIATSKTYNQLKKDIWRLLGPISKFGPNAREIVKKVEKSIKGTLLRKSNFFEALKFRYFGPIDGHDVKHLVKVLSDLQHIPGPKLLHCITVKGKGYPLAERDQTKWHAPGLFDKITGEIKKSAAPKAQAPKYQDVFGHTLVELAQQNPKIMGITPAMPSGSSMNIMMNAFPDRAFDVGIAEQHAVTFSAGLATRGLVPFCNIYSTFMQRAYDQVIHDVAVQNLKVVFCLDRAGIAGADGATHHGAYDLAYMRCIPNMIVAAPMNEEELRNLMYTAQLDQVKGPFVIRYPRGKGVMADWQKPLKEIAVGKGRKISDGDEVAILSIGHVGNFAGEAIGLLEQEGIRPAHYDMRFVKPLDETLLHEVFKEFKKVVTVEDGCIMGGMGSAILEFMADHNYQAQVVRLGIPDKVVEHGEQAELYEECHYDAAGIAKTAKALFSGSSASNRLIAS, from the coding sequence GCGGCGAGCCTGGGAGTAGTGGAACTGACCGTTGCGCTGCATTATGTCTTTAACACTCCTTATGATCAACTGGTCTGGGACGTGGGCCATCAGGCTTATGGCCATAAGATCCTTACGGGAAGAAGGGACACGTTCTACACTAACCGGATGTACAAGGGCATCAGCGGTTTCCCTAAACGGGATGAAAGCCCGTATGACACCTTTGGGGTGGGGCATTCTTCCACCTCCATTTCCGCTGCGCTCGGCATGGCCGTGGCTTCCCATTATAAAAATGAGGAACAGCGGCAGCATATTGCCGTGATCGGCGACGGGGCATTGACAGCGGGGCTTTCCTTTGAGGCCCTGAATCACGCCGGTGTAGAGGATTCAAATCTCCTGGTGATTCTCAACGATAACTGCATGTCCATTGACCCCAATGTGGGGGCGTTGAAGGAATACCTTACCGACATAGCTACTTCCAAGACCTATAACCAGTTAAAGAAAGACATCTGGAGATTGCTGGGGCCTATCAGTAAATTCGGGCCGAATGCCAGGGAGATCGTAAAAAAAGTGGAGAAATCCATTAAGGGAACGCTCCTCCGGAAAAGCAATTTTTTCGAAGCGCTGAAATTCCGGTATTTCGGGCCTATTGACGGGCATGACGTAAAGCACCTGGTAAAAGTGTTAAGCGATCTGCAGCATATTCCAGGACCAAAATTATTGCATTGCATTACCGTAAAGGGAAAGGGTTATCCTCTTGCTGAAAGAGACCAGACCAAATGGCATGCGCCGGGGCTTTTCGACAAGATTACCGGCGAAATAAAAAAGTCAGCTGCCCCCAAAGCCCAGGCACCTAAATACCAGGACGTTTTTGGCCATACCCTGGTAGAACTCGCTCAACAGAACCCGAAAATCATGGGCATTACTCCTGCCATGCCTAGCGGCAGTTCCATGAATATCATGATGAATGCATTTCCCGACCGCGCCTTTGACGTAGGTATTGCGGAGCAACATGCAGTTACCTTTTCGGCTGGCCTTGCAACCAGGGGCCTGGTGCCTTTTTGTAATATCTATTCCACGTTCATGCAGCGTGCCTACGATCAGGTGATCCATGACGTAGCTGTTCAGAACCTAAAGGTAGTATTCTGCCTGGACCGGGCCGGCATAGCGGGAGCCGACGGAGCCACCCACCACGGCGCCTACGACCTGGCCTATATGCGCTGCATTCCCAACATGATCGTAGCGGCTCCAATGAATGAAGAAGAATTAAGAAACCTTATGTATACGGCGCAGCTGGACCAGGTCAAAGGACCTTTCGTTATCCGCTATCCCCGTGGTAAAGGTGTTATGGCGGATTGGCAGAAGCCGCTGAAGGAAATTGCAGTCGGGAAAGGCCGAAAAATTTCAGACGGAGACGAGGTGGCTATTCTTTCCATCGGCCACGTAGGAAACTTTGCCGGAGAAGCTATCGGCCTGCTTGAACAGGAAGGTATCCGGCCGGCGCATTACGATATGCGCTTTGTCAAGCCGCTTGACGAGACGCTGCTGCATGAGGTTTTTAAGGAATTTAAAAAGGTCGTCACCGTAGAAGACGGCTGTATTATGGGAGGCATGGGCAGCGCGATCCTTGAATTCATGGCTGATCATAACTACCAGGCACAGGTAGTTCGCCTGGGAATTCCCGACAAAGTAGTAGAACACGGAGAGCAGGCTGAGCTGTATGAAGAATGCCACTACGACGCGGCCGGTATCGCGAAAACCGCGAAAGCGCTCTTTTCAGGCTCTTCCGCTTCCAACCGGCTGATCGCTTCCTGA
- a CDS encoding LemA family protein, with product MKKGIIALIVVVVLGLVLYGCGKSTYNNMVTLEQQTEAQWAQVENVYQRRADLIPNLVATVKGYADFEQETLTQVIEARSKATSVNLDASNLTPETMQQFQQAQGELSSALSRLMVVVEKYPDLKANQNFLALQSQLEGTENRISVERNKFNEVTRQYNTTIKTFPNVLFAGMFGFQERGYFQADAGAENPPQVEF from the coding sequence ATGAAAAAAGGAATTATTGCGCTGATCGTTGTGGTTGTCCTTGGACTTGTCCTATACGGCTGCGGGAAAAGCACTTATAACAATATGGTCACCCTGGAACAGCAAACAGAGGCCCAGTGGGCCCAGGTGGAAAATGTTTACCAGCGCCGGGCCGACCTGATCCCTAACCTGGTGGCCACGGTAAAAGGATATGCGGATTTTGAACAGGAAACGCTTACCCAGGTAATTGAAGCACGTTCAAAGGCGACTTCTGTTAACCTGGATGCTTCCAACTTAACGCCGGAGACGATGCAGCAGTTTCAGCAGGCTCAGGGAGAACTGAGTTCTGCGCTGAGCCGTTTGATGGTCGTGGTTGAAAAATATCCTGACCTGAAAGCGAACCAAAACTTCCTGGCGCTTCAATCGCAGCTGGAAGGGACCGAAAACCGCATCAGTGTGGAACGAAACAAATTCAACGAAGTTACCCGCCAGTACAATACGACCATTAAAACTTTTCCCAACGTATTATTTGCCGGCATGTTCGGGTTTCAGGAAAGAGGTTATTTCCAGGCGGACGCAGGAGCAGAAAATCCCCCGCAGGTAGAATTTTAA
- a CDS encoding 30S ribosomal protein THX, with product MGKGDKKSKRGKIILGSYGVSRPHKKQQSAQEAAPEEKKAKEPKNKKSK from the coding sequence ATGGGAAAAGGAGATAAAAAAAGCAAAAGAGGGAAGATCATCCTTGGTAGTTACGGCGTAAGCCGGCCGCATAAAAAACAACAAAGCGCACAGGAAGCTGCGCCGGAGGAAAAAAAGGCAAAGGAACCGAAGAATAAAAAGTCG
- a CDS encoding CoA-binding protein codes for MLKVVMSDASKIKTLVLGATANPGRYAFLAVSRLLAHGHPVVAVGRRAGEAAGVPILNAFPSDKDIHTVTMYLNAANQKMYHDQILAAKPKRIIFNPGAENPVLKNLALSMGIAVEEGCTLVMLSTGSY; via the coding sequence ATGTTAAAGGTAGTAATGAGCGATGCATCAAAAATTAAAACCCTGGTACTTGGGGCTACGGCTAATCCCGGGAGGTACGCTTTTCTCGCCGTCAGCCGGCTCCTTGCACACGGGCATCCCGTTGTGGCAGTAGGCAGGAGGGCCGGGGAGGCAGCAGGTGTTCCCATTCTGAATGCATTCCCGTCGGATAAAGATATTCATACGGTGACGATGTACCTGAACGCCGCCAACCAAAAGATGTATCATGATCAGATTTTGGCTGCTAAGCCGAAAAGGATCATTTTTAATCCGGGCGCCGAAAACCCGGTTCTTAAAAACCTCGCCCTGTCAATGGGCATTGCCGTGGAAGAAGGCTGCACGCTGGTGATGCTGTCCACCGGTAGTTATTAA
- a CDS encoding MraY family glycosyltransferase translates to MSPQAPYANYLLASGVIIFTIGLKDDLVGMDPYKKFAAQILAAFIIAYLADIRITSFYGMLGIYDISKELSYAVSILFIVFTTNAFNLIDGIDGLAGSIGIIVCSTFGIVFYQMGDTGFALIAFALIGAILGFMRFNVSPAKIFMGDSGSYTIGFVIATLAILFVELNKYDLTVNPQPFVKSVPAVALGVLIIPIFDTIRVFFMRIVKGTSPFIADRNHLHHRLIDIGLSHTQATLALSGVNIFFVLLAFQLQYIGTLELVIIVLLLAQSINVALWLYDIRVRKIARKTLDLPEITPFRKAEYENAAERKTFVEELLNN, encoded by the coding sequence ATGTCTCCGCAGGCACCTTACGCCAATTACCTGCTTGCCAGCGGCGTGATCATATTTACGATCGGACTTAAGGACGATCTGGTGGGCATGGACCCGTACAAGAAGTTTGCAGCGCAGATACTGGCGGCATTTATTATCGCGTACCTGGCCGATATACGGATCACCAGTTTTTATGGAATGCTCGGCATATATGACATTTCAAAGGAATTAAGCTATGCCGTTTCTATACTTTTCATTGTATTTACGACGAACGCTTTTAACCTTATTGACGGGATTGACGGACTGGCAGGAAGTATCGGGATCATCGTTTGCAGTACCTTTGGAATTGTCTTCTACCAGATGGGGGATACGGGTTTCGCACTGATCGCGTTTGCGCTGATCGGCGCTATCCTTGGATTTATGCGTTTTAACGTTTCCCCCGCAAAGATCTTTATGGGCGATTCCGGTTCTTATACGATCGGATTCGTCATTGCCACCCTTGCTATCCTGTTCGTGGAGTTGAATAAATATGACCTGACCGTTAATCCGCAACCCTTCGTGAAGTCGGTTCCGGCGGTGGCGCTGGGAGTACTTATTATCCCTATTTTTGATACCATCCGGGTGTTTTTTATGCGGATTGTAAAGGGGACGTCTCCTTTTATTGCAGACCGGAACCATTTGCATCACCGGCTTATCGATATAGGCTTGTCGCATACGCAGGCTACTTTAGCGCTTTCAGGTGTTAACATCTTTTTTGTATTGCTTGCGTTTCAGCTTCAGTATATAGGAACTCTTGAGCTGGTGATCATTGTATTGCTGCTTGCACAATCAATCAACGTAGCCCTCTGGTTATACGATATACGGGTAAGGAAAATCGCGAGAAAGACCCTGGATTTGCCGGAAATAACGCCGTTCAGAAAAGCCGAATATGAAAATGCTGCGGAAAGGAAGACCTTTGTGGAAGAGTTATTGAATAACTAA
- a CDS encoding M20/M25/M40 family metallo-hydrolase, with the protein MQYKLLLFFACLTIYGCTSAQQETTGPDPARIAEHINFLASDEMKGRGTGSEGTRRAAAYIAGRFGDYGLAPKGTEGYFQPFTAKVTRVKVDDSLRTARNVIGFLDNGAEYTIIIGAHYDHLGEGRQGSSKDPHPEGKIHNGADDNASGVAGLLEMAHYFSSGKLKEPYNFLFIAFSAEELGLLGSKYFTGHPTIPLSSVNFMLNMDMIGRYNPERGVGIGGYGTSPSWPEIFEGAEGKVKFFTDPAGSGGSDHGSFYAKDLPVLFYIPGGMKITICQEMIRKK; encoded by the coding sequence ATGCAATATAAACTTCTTCTTTTCTTCGCCTGTCTCACGATATACGGCTGCACTTCCGCGCAGCAGGAAACTACCGGCCCTGACCCGGCCCGGATTGCGGAGCATATAAATTTTCTGGCTTCCGATGAAATGAAAGGCCGGGGCACCGGCTCGGAGGGAACCCGTCGTGCGGCAGCCTACATTGCCGGGCGGTTCGGAGACTACGGTCTTGCACCTAAAGGAACGGAAGGCTATTTTCAGCCTTTTACCGCAAAGGTGACGCGAGTAAAGGTGGACGATAGCCTGCGAACTGCCCGGAACGTAATCGGTTTTTTGGATAACGGAGCGGAATATACCATCATTATAGGAGCGCATTACGATCACCTGGGAGAAGGCAGGCAGGGGAGTTCCAAGGACCCGCATCCTGAAGGGAAGATCCATAACGGAGCTGATGATAATGCCTCGGGCGTTGCCGGCCTGCTTGAAATGGCCCATTATTTTTCGTCCGGAAAACTAAAAGAGCCGTATAACTTCCTCTTTATTGCCTTTTCAGCGGAAGAACTGGGCCTGCTGGGATCAAAATATTTTACAGGCCATCCCACGATTCCCCTCTCTTCCGTTAACTTTATGCTGAATATGGATATGATCGGGAGGTATAACCCTGAACGGGGCGTAGGCATCGGCGGATACGGGACCAGTCCTTCCTGGCCGGAAATTTTTGAAGGCGCGGAAGGGAAGGTGAAATTTTTTACCGATCCTGCCGGAAGCGGCGGGTCCGATCATGGTTCCTTTTACGCAAAGGATCTGCCGGTGCTTTTTTACATACCGGGGGGCATGAAGATTACCATATGCCAGGAGATGATACGGAAAAAGTAG